The DNA region ACCGAATATACACACGGTCTGTGACAATGTCATGTAGCCCTTTTTCAAATactcacacgggtggacacaTAGGCCagaacatggccgtgtgtcaagATTTTGAGTGCTCTCACGGTCTGGGCTaagtcacacagccgtgtaacccctatttgtgaaattttcaagtttttcttgaattttctattttatttcgaAATGACCCCTAAatgtttttaacttatttttaggGTCTCGTAAGCTCGATATAAGGCCCAAGAGTGTGTTTTTACTACAATTACCTTGTGTTATTGAATGTTGTTAATTAAATGgtataattgtttttattataagCTAAATGTTCCAATTTGtacagtaatgctctataactcTAATCCAACGACGgagacaagttaggggtgttacatttacgaAATATTACCGACGCTTCATTGAAGTCTACTCCAAAATCACCGCACCCTTGATAGATTTGTTGAATAAGGGTAAGGTGTGAGATTGGGATCTTCAGTGTGAGAAAGCCTTTAATCGAGTGAAGGAAATGATGACGAGGGAGCCTGTACTTGCTTTTCCAAATTTATCAAAGTCGTACGAGGTATgcgtaaatacatcaaattatgtCGTTAAAGGGATACTGATGCAAGATGGGCTTCCGATTGCTTTCTAGAGTCGAAAGTTTAATGAGACAGAGTAGTGATTCACGGTCCAAGAGAAAGAAATGACTGTTGTGGTGCATTGCTTGCACACATGGAAACATTATTTACTTGGTTCCAGGTTCATGGTCTTTACCGATAATGTTGCAAACAGTTATTTTCTAACCCAAAAAAAGTTGTCGCTCAAACAGGCTCGTTGTCAAgtgtttctaacaaattttaattttagcatAGAATATAAATCGGGGAATGCCAACACTGTGGCTAATGCACTTAGACGACAGATGGAGTTTACATCAATCAATCTGCTTGATAGCTCTCTTTTAGAGCATATTCGAGAGGGATTGCCCCATGATCCCACGACCAAAAACTTGACTGAGCTTGCCAAAGTGGGGAAAACAAGGAGATTTTAGCTTATTGAGGCACATTTCTCATATTAAGGCACATAAAGGTATGCCTTTGACCGAGCAGCTTATAGATTTGCAAAGGAGTGGCAATAGTAGAATAACTTAGCCAAAGCTTACCTACACAAAACGAGTGAGCGCAACAAGAAGTGGGCTGATAAAAGTCATAGGGATGTGGAATTTCAAGTTGGTTATTCTATCTTTGCAAAATTACACTTGATTCTGCGCCACAATGACTTGCACAAGAGGCTTGTGCGACGGTATAATGGACCTTTCCAAGTTGTGAAGAGAGTAGGCAAGGTGCCTTTAAACTTGAGTTTCCAACAAAACTCAAGGTTCATCCGGTATTCCATGTCAGTATACATAAGTCATTCCATAAGGATCAAGAGGATCCAGATCTAGGCAAGTCCGAACGAGCACCAATAGGGATAAAGGTCTCATATGATCACGAAGTTGAAAACATCATGGCGGACCATGTGATCAGACAGAGGTACTATCAGTCGAGCATGAGTACTTAGTGCAATATAAGGGACTTCTCGGCAGTGAAGTTAGTTAGGAGCATGTCGAGGCCCTATGGCAGTTCCAAGACAAGATAGACCAATTTAATTGGAACGACGCGACGAGGGCGTCGCCAAAATAAGTGAGGGATAATGTCAGGGGTTTTGCATGGGAGCCTGCAACCATGGCACATTTGTATGATCCATCATGTTCAAGGGAGATCATTTGGACCAACTGGACTGGCCTATTGCTTGGAGAGATTGAAGGTCCATCAATAAAGCATGGCAAATATAGAGCGTAATCTTCGAAGATATGTaatattagaagatatgattCTGTAATCTTAGTGATTTGATTTTGTAGATAGCCTTTAACCTTAGCCGTTTATGTACTTTAATCTATACTGTTgaatttggggaggctcaactataaatagaagcCTCTCCCCCTTATTGTAAATCACTTCAGTTTTGAGCAATAGAATtattgagagcattcactcaaacatTCTCTCTTATGCTTTTGTTTTTCTATGGCTTTGTTCTTATATTTCAAGTTTGTTCATCTTTGAGTTGCTTCCGCTTTGCATTGGTGCCGTAGAGGAATTCTATTTGAATCCTCAATTGTTGagagttaggttgacttaggTGTTTTTGAAGCGAAAATTTTGCTTAAGGCCGTACAAATTGTGAGACTACAGTTCTAGCCCGGCGACACTAACAACACCTTCCATGCTAACTCTACTTCTCCTAATTCCTGCTTCCAATTATACATACAAACTTACACCAATTGAACTTAGCTACACAATAATTAGCAATCAGAGAAATAATATTACATCTAGTTAAGACCAAGAATTAAAACCtacatttcaatatattttcaagacgaaacaaataaattagcattaaagaagaagttgatttaaaagaagagagaaaaagaaaacgtACCTAGAATTTTTGAGAGGAACAATAGCTAACCTAAGGAAAAGAAAGGAGCCACATAAACCCTATTATATATGTAGCCTCTCTGCCTCCATCTCCATCTCTTCTTCTATGTAATATAATTTGTAAGTTTCAATCAATTTTCAAGTTCTAAATTTCTTTCCCTTatgagtttaatttattttatcaagaAGAACAATTATTAACacttattcaattaatttattttatcaagaTTTGAAGCTACTGACACAGGAGAATTTCGAAATAACATGATGTGGATGAATTAGAGAGTAAGTGGCAATGTGGTCGACCAGAGCTTCTGGTTTGGTGTTATCTAATCTGTATGCGGGGTACAAAGCCAGATTCTATGCTGTTTGCAAAGCATGGCTTCCATCTCACCTTCACCTAATTTCCACCAATCTCCATGGTTGATGTAATTTTCCCAGAAGCAGCGATAACCGATGCAACTTGTTTCATCCTACCGGCAATGCCACTTATCATCTGGACATTCCCAATGAAGTACGTGCATCCAAAATTCGTTGTGCAAAATATGGCTGGTTGCTGCTATCTGAACAAGCTGACCACGGCGGGTTTCAACTTACATGTCTCCAATCCTCTAACCAAACAAAGGATCAGCCTTCCTTCTTGTGGCTCCTAGGAACTAATGTCATTCACTGCTCTTCCTCATTCATCCAACTTTTTAGTGCTCGGATTTGATTTTTACTATGGATCAGGTCATGTTGACGTTTATAAGCTCGGAGACAAGGActgaaaacatcatgaatttttgGGGATGGCGCTGTTCTGAGTAACAAATTGCAGTCCCGTTTTATACAATGGATTATATTATTGCTCGAGTTTGCAGGGGAATTTGCTAGTATTTGTTTACAAGAAGGCCATTCGAATGAGGATCCGTAACTCGAGTTAACAAGCCTTTTTGGTGGAAAATGAAGGAGAAATAGAAAAGCTGTTGATGTTTTCAAGTGGGATCATACGGAGAGGATGTTTATATCAATCAAAACCTTGGGAAACAACAACATGCTGCATCCTTTTCTTCACGAATTTCTTTAACGGGAACTGCCAATACTATTTATTTCCCAAATGATGCAGACATGAACCTTTTCTTCACGAATTGTCATGTCAGAATCTAGTATCATCACATTTCATCTTGTTGCTTGACATATCTCCCTGGATTCAAGCATCTCTTTTGTACAGCCTGCAAGTAAACTTAGCTGTTTTCAAAAGTGCATAAGAAATAATAGATGTGAAATTTCTAAAACCAAATCTGGAATCTGAATCTGCTGataatattatgtatataatatatatatttatcttctGGTCAGAAGGACTACATAGATCATCTTTAAGAATTCAATAAACATCAATACCATCTAATCATAGATGACTCGGCTATTTTATTCCTGAGAGAAGACGACTATACATGCTAATACAGAATGGGGGTAATCTCTTTTAGTGTAGTCTGATCAGACTGTTTGCTTCCTCTGAAATCCAGTACCAGGATCATCATCGGAAGGGAAAACCTGAAGGCCGGTAACCATGGCAGCTGGTGGGCCACGACGACACCTCTGCTCCATCTCCTCAACAGAATCCGGGGTTCCAGAGAACAGAGCTTCCACTGACCCATCCCTCCTGTTCCTAACCCAGCCTTTCAAGCCAAGTTGAGTGGCATTCTCTATGGTCCAGTTCCTATAGAACACACCCTGAACCCTACCCTTTATGACAACCCTTACCTGCACCACCAAATCTCCACAATTCATTGCATTGCAACTCCTATACTATACAGAGATATTTACAGCCATGAATTGCACAATCAATCCAACTAAGAAAGATCAATGGCTTACAGGAAATCTAACTTTCCAAGGGAAtatccaaaaaggaaaaaaaaaaaaccattatcaaaatataataagtGACATGAAAcccaaaaaaatgaattaataacacaattagcACAAACTAAGAGGCATCCAATACCACAGATAGACAATCATATCCCATAAATGCAGCTAAGACAATTAACTACGCAAATTTGAGTTTCGAAGGGAACAACCAGAACCATGCCGTCAAATGTATGCGAAAGAGAATTAAACTCTGAACTCTGATTAGTATATATATAGAAGTTAAACTTTTCAAGTATCTAAATTGCACAAACAAATCTAGAGATAACCATTGAAGAACCAACCAAGATGAACGCATTATCAGACAATAACTATGTTTGAAAACAGGCATCCAAATGCAACCCTAGTGCTATGTAAGTACTAGTTCAAGATAGAACCATCATCAGCACTACTCAATATTAACAGAACTTTTCAAGGAACAATCAAAACCCATTTTTCATTCTCCATTAAAAAAAATCCTGAACAGTCCCATTAATCCCAATTACAGGCACAATTCTGAATAGTTAAAAACGAGTTCGTTTTCAGCATTGCTCTCACTAAACTACATTTTCCATATAAAACAACCAAAACCCCATGTTTatttcttgcatcaatacatagTCACTAAGCTTTAGATTAGAAATTCAAACCTGAACCTGGAATCTGAGGTTGGTCAAAGGAATATAAATCAATTACTCTGTAAAAAGGAAGAACGAGAAACTCACTGTTTTAGTTTCGGAAGGCTGCGAGGAGTCACTGGCAGCTGCTTGTGGAGTGGCCATTGAGGACATTAAAAAAGATCGAAGAGGATGAAAACCAAGTGGGAACAAAGAAGGAAGAGAAGGGCGAGGAAGAGGAAAACAAGAACAAAGCGGAAAAGAAGGATGAAGAGGAGGAGAGATAAAATAAGAGAGAAAGGGGAATCGACAATCAAAAGAAGTATCTGCATTTCGAGACCATGTTTTGGGTGTGAAACAATGAAGATTCTTGATGTAGCGGAATCTTGTACTTGTTTGACGATTGATTAAGGTTAAGGCTGGTGTGAGTGCCAGTGGTTGAGCTGAACCCATATTAGTTTTGActtttttggaaaatgattggtTTTTATAGGTGGTGAAGAAACTAAGAATTCTCGGGAGATGAGGCATAGAAAACAGGGGAGGGTTTTTTCttactttcttttcattttataattatgGGTTTTGAGAGTCGGAATCCAAGTGAACATTAAGAGTCATAATATTTAAAAGagttttttacaaaaaatatatatatatatatatagatatttagAAAG from Gossypium hirsutum isolate 1008001.06 chromosome A04, Gossypium_hirsutum_v2.1, whole genome shotgun sequence includes:
- the LOC107931211 gene encoding uncharacterized protein; the protein is MPHLPRILSFFTTYKNQSFSKKVKTNMGSAQPLALTPALTLINRQTSTRFRYIKNLHCFTPKTWSRNADTSFDCRFPFLSYFISPPLHPSFPLCSCFPLPRPSLPSLFPLGFHPLRSFLMSSMATPQAAASDSSQPSETKTVRVVIKGRVQGVFYRNWTIENATQLGLKGWVRNRRDGSVEALFSGTPDSVEEMEQRCRRGPPAAMVTGLQVFPSDDDPGTGFQRKQTV